In Nostoc sp. GT001, a genomic segment contains:
- the lipB gene encoding lipoyl(octanoyl) transferase LipB, whose protein sequence is MIHSNEPQKNICLLYNQGLMPYLEAHGWQRSLLTERIHDPSLDDILILLEHPPVYTLGQGSNLDFLKFDIDPLATLGDATRSLLPRRVNSQYDVHRVERGGEVTYHCPGQLVGYPILNLQRYRKDLHWYLRQLEEVIIRVLAVYGLQGERIPAFTGVWLQGRKVAAIGIKVSRWITMHGFALNVCPDMTGFERIVPCGISDKPVGSLAEWIPGITCQEVRFYIAESFAEVFGMELVESQPQGFFRSE, encoded by the coding sequence ATGATCCATAGTAACGAACCACAAAAAAACATTTGTTTGCTGTATAATCAAGGGTTAATGCCTTACTTGGAAGCTCATGGATGGCAGCGATCGCTTCTGACTGAGCGCATTCATGACCCAAGTCTCGATGACATATTAATTTTGCTAGAACATCCACCTGTCTACACTTTGGGACAAGGAAGCAACTTAGACTTTCTCAAATTTGATATTGACCCTTTGGCAACTCTTGGAGACGCTACGCGTAGCTTGCTTCCCCGCAGGGTAAACAGTCAGTATGATGTACATCGAGTTGAACGAGGCGGCGAGGTTACTTACCATTGTCCCGGTCAACTGGTAGGCTATCCAATTTTAAATCTGCAACGTTATCGTAAAGACCTCCATTGGTACTTACGGCAACTCGAAGAAGTAATAATTCGTGTATTGGCAGTTTATGGGTTGCAAGGAGAAAGAATTCCGGCTTTTACTGGCGTTTGGTTGCAAGGGCGAAAAGTTGCAGCAATTGGTATTAAAGTCAGCCGTTGGATTACTATGCACGGCTTTGCATTAAATGTTTGTCCAGATATGACAGGCTTTGAGCGTATTGTACCCTGCGGTATTTCTGACAAACCTGTAGGCAGTTTAGCCGAATGGATTCCAGGTATCACCTGCCAAGAAGTCCGTTTTTACATAGCAGAATCTTTTGCGGAAGTCTTTGGTATGGAATTAGTAGAATCTCAGCCTCAAGGATTTTTCCGGTCTGAGTAA